From the Jilunia laotingensis genome, the window GAAGCCATGGCTACCGGGACGATACGGCTTACAGTCGCGCTGACTACCGCATCCAACGGAGCTTTTCCTGATTTAGATTCGATGTCGATCTGGTCTACCAAAACAATTGCGTTTTTGATGTTCATACCGATCAATCCAAGTAGGCCGAGGATGGCAAAAAAGTCGAACGATTTGCCTAACAATAGTAATCCGAGTACGATACCAATGAAAATTAGAGGTAACATAAGCAAGATTACGGTCGGTTTACGATATGTCTTGAATAACAATAGTAATACGGTAAACATCAGGAAGAAGGTCAATGGCAAGTTTTTGGCCAGGGCTTCATTAGACTCTACCTGGCTTTCTTGTTCACCGAAATATTTCATTGTATACCCTTCGGGTACTTTGATTTCTTTCTGTACTTGTTTCCATACTTGATTGAATGCTGCAATGGCGTTTACTCCGCGTAGCGGGTCACATTGTGCCATCATTACCATCTGGCGGTTGTAATCTTTCACATTCGAGAACCGGTATTGGAAGTCGAACTCACTGACTACTTGTTCGAGTGTGGTCGTTTCGGTCTTGGTTCCGAACACTGGCAATGTACGGAGGTCATTGATGTGGAATGAATCGATCACCGTATTTCCCTTCATCAGAATAGGAAGCACTTGGTCGCCTTCGCGGTATTCACCCAAAGGCATTCCATTGGTTGCAATCTGAATGCTCTGTGCCATTCCTTGTCGGGATACGCCAAGAGGTTGTGCTCGTTCGGGACTATATATCGGTTTCCACACCGGAATTTTATTTCCCCATGAACTGCGTATGTTCATCAGGTCGGGATTCCGGTGCATGATCTCTAAAGCTTGGTTCGTTAACATTACCAGCGTGTCCACATTGTTACCGATAAAACCTATTTCAATAGCTGCATCCACAGCGGGTGACAGTTTGAACAGACTGGTACGTGTAATGGCATTTGGATAGTTTTCTCTCATCCAGCTGTCAAAAGCTTCTTCATGGCTCTTGGTATATTTGCTGTCTTTTAACTCTACAAGGATGTTACAGAAGTTGGGTTTCGGACCTACGGAAGTAGAAGCCAGATAGTAACGCAGCGGGGTACTTCCGAATGTGATAGATACTTTTTCTACTTCGGGATGTGCCAATAGGTGGGCTTCTACGCTTTTCATTTCACTGGCTACTTCATTAATGCTATATCCGTCCGGATAAAACACGTCTGCCCGGTAATAAGGCTTATCGAGTGATGGGAAGAAGTTTTGCGGCATCAGTCCCATGACTACCAGCGAGACAACGAACAGTACCACCATCGATCCGAGAGTTAGTGCTTTCTTACGGATAAGCACATTCAGTATCTTGGCGAATTTGTGATAAAACGGTTTGTCATAGGGATCTTTTGTTCCGGTGGCAGCGTTTGCTTTCAAGATGAAATTACCGAATACGGTAGTCTGTGTCAAGGCAAGTATCCAACTCAATCCTAATGAGATGGCCAATACGATGAACAATGGTTTGACTATTTCCGCAACGGAGGAAGGAGCCAGATATAAAGGTAAGAATGAACAGATAGCGATAAATGTTGCTCCCAACAGTCCCCATTGAGGGCCTGTTGCCCCATCGATCAATGCTTTGCGTCGGTTCACGCCTCGGGCAATGGCTATTTGCGCATTATCCGTCACCACAATGGCATTGTCTACCAACATACCCATTGCGATGATAAATCCCGCCAGAGAGGTTCGGTTCAATCCTACGCCTATGAATGACATGATGAGTAATGTTCCTCCGATCGAAAAGATCAGTGAACTACCTATCAGTACCCCTGCGCGTAACCCCATTACCAACATGATAATGACGATTACAATCAGGATGGACTCTATCAAATTAATGATAAATCCGTTGTTTGCTTCTTTGGCAATTACATTTTCCAGATAGAGCGGTTCCAGTTGCATACCTACCGGCATCAGCGGCAGAAGCTCTGCCAGTTTCGTATCTACATTTTCACCTGTCTGAACCACATCCCGTAGAGGGTCGGTGGAAACTCCGATGCCGATTGCACGTTTTCCGTTCACCCGCATGATTGTGGAAGCCGGGTCCATGTATCCTTTTTCGATTTCGGCAATGTCTCCCAGTTTTACTTGTCCTGCCTTGGTCGTGATCACTTGGTTGCGGATGTCATCGACTGTGGTATACATACCATTGGCAACGACACGAAGTTGTTGTTCACCCGCACTGATTTCCCCTGTATTGATAATTTGGTTTTGCGATTGCAGGAGTGAGGCAAGCTGTTTCGGATCGATTCCCATGCCTACCAGTTTGTTGACCGAGATGAAGATGTTGATAACCTCCGTCTGAGTCCCGAACAGGGCAACTTTCATCACCCCATCAGCGGTGACTACCTGCGTCTTGATGCGCTCCGCCCAGTTACGCATCTCTTCATAAGTAAATCCGTCATCGGCTGTCAGTCCGTAGTAGATTCCGAATACATCACCGAAATCGTCCGATACGGTAGGAACGGATGCTCCGCTAGGAAGTTGGGGCTGAATGTTGAGTACCTTGCGCCTTAGTTCATCCCATTTTTGGGGAATGGAAGATGCAGATAGGGAGGGCTGAAGTTCGAAAGTGATTTTCGACAAGCCGTACATGGACTCGGATTTTATTTTGTATACTCCGCTCATGCTTTGTATCTCTCGCGAGATAGGCTCTGTGATAAGCCTTTCCACCTCGGCAGGTTCGGCTCCCGGATAGCGCGTCATGATGACGGCTGTCTTGATGACAAACGGTGCATCCTCTTTCTTTCCTAGGTTTCCAAAGGAGAAAATACCTCCGATAAGTAATACTGCGAGGAAGAAATAGATAACCTTTGTGTTGTCTAATGAATATTTGGCTAAATTCATATCGTTTTATTTTATCTCTTTTACCGTTTCCCCTTCAACGAGCTGGGTTACTCCGGCAACTACAACTTTTTCTCCTTCTTTCAAACCTTTGGTGATGAAAACCTGTGCTTCTCCGGTAGGGGACATTACGCTTACTTCACGACGATATACTTTATTGTCGTTCAATATCCATACGTACATTTTCTTACCGTCACTCTCTCCAAAAAGGGCACTTAAGGGCACCATTGTCATGTCTTCTTCCATAAAGGGGCCGACATTGGCAGAAAAACGGATACTACAAGTAAAACCGGGTTTTACATCATACAGGGCACGGTCAAATGCCGGATCATCGACAACAATGGTTACGGGAATACCGGTTCCGTCTGTCGATATGTCCAGATATTCTTCCAATTTGGCATTGAAAGTCTTTCCTTTATAAGTATCGAATTCTACCCGGAAACGTTGATCGGTAGAGCGGAGCAAATAAAGATATGCATCCGGTATGGTGAATTTGATCCGGAGTTTGTTTGTATTTACTAATTGTACGATTCCTTCTCCGGAATTTACACGTTGGTAGTTTTCCACCAATCGAGTTTCGATAGAACCATCGAATGGAGCGGTCAACTTCGTATCACGCATATTATTGGTGGACAATTCGAAAGCGGACTTTGCTTTCTGGTAATTGGATAGGCTGATCTCGTATTCCTGTAATGAAATTGCTTGGCGACCTAACAAGCGTTTGTTGCGTTCCACTTGTGCCGCTGCTGTTTCGTAAGCTGCTTTATCGGCTGCATATTGCAAGGCGATATCTCTAGGATCGATCGCTGCAATAAGTTGTCCTTTTTTCACTTTTTCACCTTCAATAACTGGAAGGTTGATGATTTGCCCACTTACACGGAAGGCGAGCTTTACATATTCCACGGCTTCTACAATGCCTGAGAAATCTTTCTTTATTTCCGATCTGGACTCGACAGTCGCTGTTTTTACAGGTCGGACGAATGTACCTTTGTCTTCTTTCTTTTGTCCACAGGCAGTCAACAACAAAGATGCTGCCAAGACGATTACATAGTTCTTATTCATACTTTCTTAATTGTTTAAGAGTCGCTTGTCTTAATTTCAGTGCGCAAAGGTATGAAACTTAAAAACTATATTCGGTTTTCTGGTTTACATATTGGGAATAATTAACGGTTTGTTCTCCCTTTGAAACAGCTTTGATTTTTATAAATAATCTTTTGACATTGATCAAAGCTACTTCTTGATAATTAAATCCTTACCCCTGCTGAGATTATAAACAACTTTGCAGATGAGGATGTTCAGCTCTTTTCCTTCTATCATTGAGATTTTTATCTCGTTTTTTCCGACTTCTATTTGGAGGTTACATCCGCGGAAGTTTAATTTGAAAATATACCTGTTCCAGTGTTTCGGAATAATCGGGTTGAAACAAAGCATATCGTCTATAATTTGCATTCCCGCAAACCCATGGACAATGGCTAGCCAACTGCCTGCCATACTGGTGACATGCAATCCTTGTGCCAGTTCATTGTTGTAATCGTCCAAATCCAGACGTGTGGCATGGATAAAAAGATCGTAAGCTTTGTCTATGTCTCCTATACGGGAGGCGAGTATCGAATGCACAAAGGGGGAAAGTGACGATTCATGCAACGTCCGTGGTTCGTAAAAACGGAAGTTATGTCGTACGGTTTCATCGTCAAAATCGGAAGAATACAGGTACATGCCCAATAGGACATCGCTTTGTTTGATATAACAGGAGCGAAGAATCCGGTCCCATGACCAGTGTTGGTTGACGGGACGTTCTTCTGCCGGTATGTGATCCACGGTCTTTAATTCCTTGTCCAAATATCCGTCATCTTGAACGATGATTCCCAATTCTTTATTTTCCGGCAGGTACATATTATCGATGATTTCCTGCCAATGTACGATTTCTGCAGATTGAAAGTTTGTTTTTCTACGGATGTTTGTGTATTCATCGGGGAATTGGTGTGCAATCTGCTCCAATTGACAAATTGTTGCTTTCAGTGTCTGTATGCAAGAATAGTTCGTATACCAGTTATTGTTTACATTGTTTTCGTATTCGTCCGGTCCTGTTACGCCTAAAATTACATATTTGTGTTTCTGTTGGGAGTATGAAACCCGTTGGCTCCAGAATCGGGAAATAGCGATCATGATCTCCAGCCCGTATTGTGCCAGAAAATTAGTATTTCCGGTCATGATGACATAGTTCATGAGTGCCAAGACAATGATATTGTTGCGGTGAATCTCTTCAAAAGTGATTTCCCACTCGTTGTGACACTCTTCTCCGTTAAAAGTGACCATGGGGTAGAGGGCGGCTCCATTTTTAAAACCTAATTTCGCGGCATTTTCTATGGCTTTGGGAAGCTGGTTGTATCGGTACAAAAGCAGGTTCTTTGCCATCTCTTTGGAGGATGCCAGCAGGAAGTAGGGGACACAACACAATTCGGTGTTCCATTGTGTATTTCCCCCATACTTTTCGCCCGTAAAGCCTTTAGGACCTATATTGAGACGTGGATCGTCTCCCTGGTAACTCTGGTTGATCTGGAATATATTAAAACGGATACCTTGCTGGGCTTCCGGATCGCCATCGATAATAACGTCCCCTTCGTCCCAGATTTTCTGCCATACTTCACGGTGGGCTTTCAGGAGTGTATCCCATCCTTTGGCTTTGGCTGTTTTACTCTCTGAAACGGCTTGATCTACCAAGTTGGGGCGGTCACAA encodes:
- a CDS encoding efflux RND transporter permease subunit, with product MNLAKYSLDNTKVIYFFLAVLLIGGIFSFGNLGKKEDAPFVIKTAVIMTRYPGAEPAEVERLITEPISREIQSMSGVYKIKSESMYGLSKITFELQPSLSASSIPQKWDELRRKVLNIQPQLPSGASVPTVSDDFGDVFGIYYGLTADDGFTYEEMRNWAERIKTQVVTADGVMKVALFGTQTEVINIFISVNKLVGMGIDPKQLASLLQSQNQIINTGEISAGEQQLRVVANGMYTTVDDIRNQVITTKAGQVKLGDIAEIEKGYMDPASTIMRVNGKRAIGIGVSTDPLRDVVQTGENVDTKLAELLPLMPVGMQLEPLYLENVIAKEANNGFIINLIESILIVIVIIMLVMGLRAGVLIGSSLIFSIGGTLLIMSFIGVGLNRTSLAGFIIAMGMLVDNAIVVTDNAQIAIARGVNRRKALIDGATGPQWGLLGATFIAICSFLPLYLAPSSVAEIVKPLFIVLAISLGLSWILALTQTTVFGNFILKANAATGTKDPYDKPFYHKFAKILNVLIRKKALTLGSMVVLFVVSLVVMGLMPQNFFPSLDKPYYRADVFYPDGYSINEVASEMKSVEAHLLAHPEVEKVSITFGSTPLRYYLASTSVGPKPNFCNILVELKDSKYTKSHEEAFDSWMRENYPNAITRTSLFKLSPAVDAAIEIGFIGNNVDTLVMLTNQALEIMHRNPDLMNIRSSWGNKIPVWKPIYSPERAQPLGVSRQGMAQSIQIATNGMPLGEYREGDQVLPILMKGNTVIDSFHINDLRTLPVFGTKTETTTLEQVVSEFDFQYRFSNVKDYNRQMVMMAQCDPLRGVNAIAAFNQVWKQVQKEIKVPEGYTMKYFGEQESQVESNEALAKNLPLTFFLMFTVLLLLFKTYRKPTVILLMLPLIFIGIVLGLLLLGKSFDFFAILGLLGLIGMNIKNAIVLVDQIDIESKSGKAPLDAVVSATVSRIVPVAMASGTTILGMLPLLFDAMFGGMAATIMGGLLVASALTLFVLPVAYCAIQRIKGEAPTEVNTSKDGTN
- a CDS encoding efflux RND transporter periplasmic adaptor subunit is translated as MNKNYVIVLAASLLLTACGQKKEDKGTFVRPVKTATVESRSEIKKDFSGIVEAVEYVKLAFRVSGQIINLPVIEGEKVKKGQLIAAIDPRDIALQYAADKAAYETAAAQVERNKRLLGRQAISLQEYEISLSNYQKAKSAFELSTNNMRDTKLTAPFDGSIETRLVENYQRVNSGEGIVQLVNTNKLRIKFTIPDAYLYLLRSTDQRFRVEFDTYKGKTFNAKLEEYLDISTDGTGIPVTIVVDDPAFDRALYDVKPGFTCSIRFSANVGPFMEEDMTMVPLSALFGESDGKKMYVWILNDNKVYRREVSVMSPTGEAQVFITKGLKEGEKVVVAGVTQLVEGETVKEIK
- a CDS encoding family 65 glycosyl hydrolase domain-containing protein, which produces MKKFLKTDEWNIIEEGFHADNLRASESIFSLGNGRFGQRGNFEETYTSDSMQGSYIAGISFLDRTRVGWWKNGYPHFFSRIPNAPDWSSIYLRLIDEELNLAQWDVEDFSRRLDMKEGVAYRDFEVTSPKGNTLKIHVEHINSMAHQNLCLIKYSVTSVNYEGKISLVPYINGDVKHEASNFNEKMWNILRAETTNEYAYLRAQTKREDSQVCCAMTYQLFKNSKEVTGSPIKIEKEKLVGFSAGADVKPGERVTLIKYAAIISSLYCDRPNLVDQAVSESKTAKAKGWDTLLKAHREVWQKIWDEGDVIIDGDPEAQQGIRFNIFQINQSYQGDDPRLNIGPKGFTGEKYGGNTQWNTELCCVPYFLLASSKEMAKNLLLYRYNQLPKAIENAAKLGFKNGAALYPMVTFNGEECHNEWEITFEEIHRNNIIVLALMNYVIMTGNTNFLAQYGLEIMIAISRFWSQRVSYSQQKHKYVILGVTGPDEYENNVNNNWYTNYSCIQTLKATICQLEQIAHQFPDEYTNIRRKTNFQSAEIVHWQEIIDNMYLPENKELGIIVQDDGYLDKELKTVDHIPAEERPVNQHWSWDRILRSCYIKQSDVLLGMYLYSSDFDDETVRHNFRFYEPRTLHESSLSPFVHSILASRIGDIDKAYDLFIHATRLDLDDYNNELAQGLHVTSMAGSWLAIVHGFAGMQIIDDMLCFNPIIPKHWNRYIFKLNFRGCNLQIEVGKNEIKISMIEGKELNILICKVVYNLSRGKDLIIKK